A genome region from Leguminivora glycinivorella isolate SPB_JAAS2020 chromosome 13, LegGlyc_1.1, whole genome shotgun sequence includes the following:
- the LOC125232738 gene encoding uncharacterized protein LOC125232738 translates to MNVATLAYDRRIRGVYQATLLSIASAWLHTICWILSTLLIVARVLLAVDFTLVHVRAQLIASAWLHTICWILSTLLIVARVLLAVDFTLVHVRAQLIGNMDDILQRHERQIHSFNAEGTKPYKTDIDEEDSEEELFVTTNAKGYEQTVPQLLVLASDSKVGDFDIPQTFSSSLSLVPEERVRLLEMYIRELLNDILKNIGKPFSAMTPTKTKGLKTQKAILPRDKEVENAKALAKELTHKLQENLKKEFDAIERQIKFNLEPKDITRDTGLEIVSGESDSSGDTDKIKQNEKSANETKETNKPMPMKRSYVRFNVDKARRIHEHLDLDPNYSKNDDNAANKDEKSNKDDSKNEENEQSESKDKDKSRQNRDDDDSSASKKESTSKDQK, encoded by the exons ATGAACGTGGCCACGCTAGCGTACGACCGGCGTATCCGCGGCGTGTACCAAGCAACGCTGCTGAGCATAGCGTCAGCGTGGCTGCACACAATCTGCTGGATACTGTCGACGCTGCTGATCGTGGCGCGCGTACTGCTCGCCGTCGACTTCACACTAGTGCACGTCAGAGCGCAGCTCATCG CGTCGGCGTGGTTGCACACAATCTGCTGGATACTGTCGACGCTGCTGATCGTGGCGCGCGTACTACTCGCCGTCGACTTCACGCTAGTGCACGTCAGAGCGCAGCTCATCGGCAATATGGATGATATACTG CAAAGGCATGAAAGGCAGATTCATTCTTTTAACGCAGAGGGTACGAAGCCATACAAAACTGATATTGACGAAGAAGATTCAGAAGAGGAATTATTCGTTACAACAAACGCGAAAGGATATGAACAAACCGTGCCCCAACTTTTGGTACTAGCAAGTGACAGCAAAGTAGGTGACTTTGACATTCCGCAGACATTCTCTTCTTCGCTATCATTAGTCCCTGAAGAAAGGGTAAGATTACTTGAGATGTATATACGTGAGCTCTTGAATGACATATTAAAGAATATAGGCAAACCATTTAGTGCAATGACTCCCACGAAAACTAAGGGCCTAAAAACTCAGAAAGCAATACTGCCCCGGGACAAAGAAGTAGAAAATGCTAAAGCGTTAGCAAAAGAATTAACCCATAAACTTCAAGAGAATCTGAAAAAGGAGTTCGATGCCATAGAACGGCAAATTAAGTTTAACTTAGAACCTAAAGATATCACTCGTGACACTGGTCTTGAAATTGTTTCTGGGGAATCAGATAGTAGCGGCGATacagataaaataaaacaaaacgaaaaAAGTGCAAATGAAACTAAAGAAACCAATAAACCGATGCCTATGAAACGTTCTTACGTTAGATTTAATGTTGACAAAGCTCGTAGGATCCACGAACATCTGGACCTGGATCCCAATTATTCAAAGAATGACGATAATGCAGCCAATAAAGATGAAAAATCAAACAAAGATGACTCGAAAAATGAAGAAAACGAACAAAGTGAATCTAAGGATAAAGACAAATCTCGTCAAAATCGTGACGATGACGATAGTTCAGCCTCTAAAAAAGAGTCAACTAGTAAAGACCAAAAGTAA